In the Streptomyces coeruleoprunus genome, GGGCGCCGACCGCGAGGCCACCTCTCTCGCCGCCGCCAGGGCCGAACTCGCCGCGGCCCTCGCGTCCGGCGACCCGCGCCGCATCGCCGTGGCCCGCGCCAACCTGGAGCGGCTCGTCGCCGCCGGCCGCGCGGGCGGCTTCGAGACCTACACCCAGACGCTCGGCGCCCTGCGCCGCCGTCTGACCACCGCCCAACAGCTCCGGACGCACCGCGCGCAGCGTGCCCCCATCTCGGAGCTGTCCGACGACGAGGTGCTGCTCGACATCCAGCTCCTGCGCACCGGCCAGTCCGTCGAGGACTGCGTCGCCGTGACCCAGCGGCAGCTCACCCAGTTCGCCGGCGAGAACGACGAGCATGCGACCTGGGTCGGGCAGCAGCACGCCCGGTTCACGCCGGTCGGCGGCATCACCGAGTTCCGTCCGCGTCTCGCCCTCGCCAGCGAGGAGAACGGCCAGGTCACCGAGGTCCGCACGATGCTCGGCGAACTCGCCGGGTCCCGCGAGGGCGCACGCCGGTGGGCCCTGGTCGACATCACCTCCCCGGGCAGCCGCGACATCTACGTCGGGCGCGGCTCCCCGTCCGGCCACGCCGGGCAGGTCGCCGCCATCCGCGACGCCTTCCGTGTCTTCGCCGAGAACTCCGGGTACGGCCGCGGCACGCTCGCCATCCGGCTGCCCGCCGAGCTCGGCACCGCGCTCGGCGCCCCCGTCCCGATCGAGCCCGCGATGCGTTCCGCCCCCGGCTCCCGCGCCCGGGCCATGCAGCGGCTGCGCGACCTCGCCACCGTCGCCGAGATCGCCGCGATCTTCGCCACGGGAGGCCTCGGGGTCGCCATCGGCGCGGTCGGCGGGATCGCGGGCGCCATCACCGCCATCGACGCGCTGGCCCGGCGTGCCCGTACGGGACACACCTGGGAGATCGGCCTCGTCTTCGACGTCCTTGGTGTCGTAGGAGGTGTGGCCTCCACGCTGGGTGTCGGTACGTTCGTCGCCCGGGGCGTCGCGGAGAGCGGGCGCGCGGCCGGACGCCTGCCGAGCTGGATCAACCGCCTGGAGCGGACCGAGACGGCCCTCCACATCCACGGGGTCGTGGGCAACGTCCAGCAACTCATCACCATCCCCGTCCAGCTCGCCGTCGAATGGAACGAGATCGACCGCGCCGAGGGGCTGACCGAGGGCGAGCGTGACTCGCGGCGGGCCCGCGCCTTCCTCGGCGCGCTCCGGTCCGGGGCGATCACCGTCGTGTCCATGGGAGGCGGGCTCGCGCATCACGAGGAGGGGGCCCGGCCGCGCACCGGCGGCGAGGAACCGCCGCTGCCCGCGGGCACCGGCGCGCCGGAGGCACAGGCCCTGGCCGACGGCAGCGGACCGCCCCGTCCGCCGGTACGGGACGTCGGCGGCCCGCGCGCCGAGGGCGGCGCCGAAGCGGCCGGCACCACTCCAGTGGCAGGCGAGCGGGCAGCGGCCGGGGCGGAGGGCCCTGTCGGACCCGCCGTCACGGACCTGGTGGCTCAGGCCCGTTCCCTGGCCGAGCGCCGTCTCGCGGCGGCCCGGCGAGCCGCCTCCGAGGGCGGCGCCGAGCGGGCGACCGCCGAGCCCGCTCGTCCGCAAGAGGAGACCGTCGAGGCCCGGACGGCGGCCGGCACCACGCGGCCCACTCGGCCCGGGGATCCCGCCGCGCCGGACGTCAACACCGCCGAGCGCGACCTCGCCGTCCAGATCCTCGGCGTACGACTCGGGCAGACGCGTCCGCCCGGCCCGGTGGATCCCGCGGCCCCGCCGCCGCGACCTGGCCCGTTCGGCAGCCGTACCACCTCCGCCGAGCAGGCCGTCGCCACGTACGACCAGGCGGTCGCCGCCGGCCGCGGTGCCGAGGTCGGGCTGTTCTTCAACCCGAACACCGGGGAGTTCGCCGTCCAGATCGGAACCGAGTTCAGCGTCCGCTCCCCGGCCGGCGACGGCTGGCAGGCGCTCGTGCACCTGCACCCCAACCCGGAGAACATCATCGTCCTGCGGATGCCGGCGCCCGCCGACATCGCGCTGGCGGTCCGGGCGGCTCTGCGCAGCGGCAGCCACACCGAATTTGTCCAGTCCACCCGTCCCGACGGCTCCACGGGCATCACCCGGGTCACCGTGACCACGAACCCGATGCGGATCGTGGTCGAGATCCCGGCGGCGCCGGGAGAGCCCGCGCGCCGCATCGACGTTCCCACCCCCGAGGCCTACAGCCGCGAGTACGGCAGCGAGACCCGGCATCTCGACCCGGCGAGTCCCGCGTACGAGTGGGTGATGCGCGACCTCGACGACTTCTACCGGCAGCGGCGCGAGGACGACTGGACCGGGAGCGGCACGGCCGTCCCGGGCGACCCCGCCGCCCGGCAGCCGGGGGAACACACCGCCATGGGGACCGCCCCGCCCGAACGGGTCCCCTCACCGGCCGAGGCCGAGGCCACCGCGGAGATCGCCCGTCTGCGAGCGCGCCTGTACCGGTGGCGGAGCACCTCCGGCGGCGATCCCGCGGCCGCCTCCCTCATCGACACGCACCTCGCCGCCCTGCGCGACCTCGCCGCGGCCGCGCGCCGCGGGGAGAACGTCGAGGGCGCGCTGCACGGGATCCGTGAGGATCTCCCGGCCCAGCGCCGCCTCACGCGGCCGGTCGACGCCGGCCGGGTGACCGCGCTGGCGGCCCGGGCCCGGCGGGCGGCCGCCCGGACGCGCGATCCGGAGGCTGCGGCGGAACTCACCCGGATCGCCGGCGAGGCCGACCTGCTCGCCGCCCGGACGGCCGCCGAGCCCGGCTACGACGCCCGGACCGGCTACGACGTGCTGGACCGGCAGACCCGCCGCGCCACCCGGCGGGAGTACGAGGTGTACATCGACCTGCTCCAGCCCGCCGAACGGGCCCAGGTGACGTCCTGGTTCGAGGACCACCTCGCCCCTCTCCACAGCACACCGGTCGGCGTGCTGCTGGTCCGCGACATCATCCGGCACATCGAGACCGCGGACGCGCTGACGCTCACCCAGTCGCCCCGCAGCGCCGGCATCGACGTCGCCGGTACGGCGGCCATGCAACGCCAGGTACGCGAAGGCATCGCCGCCGGACGCTACAGCGCCGAGTACACCGCCCTGTTCGAGGCCGCCGCCCGCGACGCGGCGGCGCAGGGCTTCACCGACGGGTGGCCACGCACACCGGACGGGGTCGCCTGGCAGGTGGACCACGTGGGTGAGCTGTGGCTCGGCGGCGCCGACGACGCCTCCAACTACCTGGCCCTGCCGCCGGTGGTGCACAGCCTGAAGACCGCCATCCTCGGACAGTTCCGCCGTGAATTCCGCGGCCGGAGCATCGAAGGGGAAAGCCGGGACCTCCGCGAGACAGATGCCCCGGAACCGTGAACAGAGGAGGACTGATGCCCGATCAGAGATGTAGTAAGAGAGCGGAATTCGGGGGGCCGCCGTCTGCGGCGATCGTTGACAGTGCCCAGCCGCTTTGGAAAGCTTCCTGGGGACCGTCGGCGACCTGTGACTCGAGGCCTGAGACCGGCGTCGGGCCCGCTGTCTGCGCCCCATGGGAGGGCTGATGCCCGAGTTGCTCCATCCTGGCGTCTACGTTCTCGAAGCGCCCTCCGCAGCCAAACCGATCGAAGGCGTCAGCACGTCGACGGCCGGGTTCGTCGGGGTCGCGGACAAAGGACCTGTCCCCGGATTCCGGATGCCTTTCGGTGAGCCGCCACGCCCACCGCTCGTCACCAGTTTCACGGAATTCACGCGTATCTTCGGCGGATTCCGTCGCGACAGCCATCTCGCCTATGCCGTCCAGGCGTTCTTCGACAACGGCGGACGGCGCGCGTACATCGTCCGGGTCGTCGTCGACGACGACCCGGACGAGGGGTACGGCCCCGGCTCCGGCAACGCCGCGCTGGCATGCGTCGGCCTGCTCGACCGCGAGTCCTCGACGGTCAACCCGACCCTGGCCGTCGTGGCCCGCTCGCCCGGCGCCTGGGCGAACACCGTGGGCCTGGCCGTCACCGAGAGCACCGCGGACCCGCAGAACCTGTTCCGGCTCACCGTGTTCGACGGGGGAGTGCCGGTCGAGTCCTTCGACGGGCTCAGCATGGACCCGGCAAGCGACGGTTTCGTCGACACGGCGGTCAACAACGCCTCGCGCTTCGTCTACGTCAAGTCGGTCGTCCCGGACGGGGTCTCGTTCGCCGACGCCCGGCCCGCCGCCACCGCCGCGGCGCACGTCCTGACCTTCGCCGACGCGGATGGCGCGACCGCGTTCACCGTCTCGTCGAACGTCTCGCTCGGCGAACCGCTCAGCGTGCGGACCACCCGCTCCGCCGACGGCGGCCCTCCGACGTTCACGCTCCAGATCAGCCAGGCCGGCCGGGTCATCGAGAGCCACGACAACCTCTCCATGGACCGCGCCCTCGGCAACTTCGTCGAGCGCAAGGTGAACGCCGCCTCCCGCCATGTGCGCATCCGCGCCACCGAGCCGGTGCCGACCACCGACGCCGACCGGGCCCGCCCGGTCGACGCCATCCACGCCTTCGCCATGCCGGCGCTCCCCGCGGGGATCAGCTTCCCCGGCGGATCCGTCTCGGCGGGCCCCGGCAAGGACGGCAGGGTGCCGGCGCCGGGCGACCGGCACTTCGTCGGCAGGGCCGACCGGGGGTCGGGCCTGTACGCCTTCGACAGTGTCGACGACATCAACATCATCGCCGTCCCCGGCTCGGGCAACGACCTGACCGTGAGCGCGGGCATGGCGTACTGCCGCAACCGCCCGTTCCAGGACGCCTTCTTCGTCGCCGACGTCGGGGTGCTCACGCCCGAGGCCGCCCGGGTTCCCGGAGCCACACCCGACGTGCGGGGAAAGACAGCGGCCCGCGACTTCATCCGCTCCCTGTCCACGCCCAGCGACTACGGCGCGGCCTACTACCCGTGGCTGCGGGTGTCGGACCCGATCGGCAAGGGCCGCAAGCCCACCATCGCGGTGCCGCCGTCCGGGGCCATCGCCGGCCTGTACGCGCGGGTCGACAACAGCCGAGGCGTCTTCAAGGCACCGGCGGGCACCGAGACCGGTCTGGCCGGCGCGCTCGGCCTCTGCGACGACATCCAGGACGCCGACCAGGACATCCTCAACCCGATCGGCCTCAACGTCCTGCGCCGGTTCCCGGGGTACGGCGTCGTCTCCTGGGGCGCCCGCACTCTCGCCACCGACGCGGCCTGGCGCTACGTACCGGTCCGTCGCACGGCGATCTTCCTGCGGTCCAGCATCCGCCGGGGCATCCAGTGGGCGGTCTTCGAGCCGAACGACGAGCCGCTGTGGTCGCAGCTGCGGCTCAACGTCCGGGCGTTCATGCTCACGCAGTTCCGGGCCGGCGCCTTCCAGGGGGCCACACCGGCCGAGGCGTTCTTCGTCGCCTGTGACGCCACGACGACCACGCAGCAGGACATCGACAACGGCGTGGTCAACCTTCATGTGGGGTTCGCGCCGCTGAAGCCGGCCGAGTTCGTCGTGTTCACCCTCAGCCAGAAGGTCGACCAGTCGGCGGTGTGACCGCCGGCCGTGCCAAGGAAAGGCCGGACCCCTCATGCGTATGAGTGCGAGCACCAACCGATTCGACCCATACCGCAACTTCCGGTTCAAGATCAAATGGGACGGGGTCTACGTCGCCGGGCTGTCGAAGATGACCGGCCTGAAACGCTCGACCGAGATGACGGAATGGCGGGAGGCCGGCGAGAACATCGTCGCGCGCAAACTCCCCGGCAAGACGAAGTACGAAGCGGTGACCCTGGAAGCGGGCATCACCTACGACACGGCCTTCGAGGACTGGGCCAACCTCGTCAACGACTTCGCCAGCCACAGCCGTACCAACCTCGGCGACTTCCGCAAGAACGTCACCCTCGACATCTTCAACGAGGCCGGCGTCAAGGCCCTGTCCTACAACCTGTACCGCGCCTGGGTGGCCGACTACCAGGCCGTGCCGGACCTCGACGCCTCGGCGAACGCCGTCGCCATCACGACGGTGAAACTCGAGTACGAGTGGTTCGAGCGCGATGTCGCCGTCGTCGAAGCGGCGGGCCTCGGCCCCGCCCGGATCGGCTGACCGGACCGCCGTACATGAGGGAAACCCGTACCGGCGTGACGGCGGCCCGCCCGGCCGCCGTCACGCCGCCCGCCCACCACACCCACCGGCCGGTCACCCTGCTCGCCGGCCTCGTCACCGACGACGGCGATCTCGTCACGACCGCCTGGGTACGCCCCCTCGACGGCGAGGACGAGGAGTGGCTCACCGCCCAGCCCACCGCCCTCGCCGGTGCGGAGGTCGTCACCGGCCTGCTCACCCGTACCGTCGTACGCCTCGGTCCGTGGGCACCCCCACCGCCGGAGATGCTGCTCGACCTGGCGATCGCCGACCGCGACCTGTTGCTGCTGTCCGTCCGAACCTCCACGTACGGCCACCGTTTCGACGTCGTCCTGTCGTGCTCGTCGTGTGCGCAGCCCATGGATGTCTCGTTCGCCGCGGCCGACATCCCCACCCACGCGCGCCGGACTCCGCCGACGCCCCTGGTCCACGAACTGCCCGACGGCCGAGGCGGCGCGATCAGAGTCACCCTGCGGCCGCCGAGGGGACGGGACCAGGAGGCCGTCGCCCTCGCGCGTACGGCAGGCGACCCCACCGAGCCGGTCGAACTGCTGCTCCAGCGATGTCTGGTGGGCGTCGGCGACGGGCCGGGCGGAGCGGAGGGCTGGGGCCGGCTACCGGCACGGAGCCGCGACGCCCTCGCGGCCGCGGTGGACGAGGCGAGCGCCAAAGTGGAGCTCGCGATGGACCTCACCTGCCCTGAGTGCGGGGTCGACTTCGAGGCCGACCTCGACCTCGCCGGGTACGTTCTGGACGAGTTCGTCGTCCCCGCCGGCACCGTGCTGCGCGAGGTACACCTGCTCGCGAGCGCCTATCACTGGAGCGAACACGCCATCATGAGCCTGCCCAGCCCGCGCCGGCGCGCCCTCGCCGCCCTTGTCGCACAGGATCTGCGCCGGGCACAGGAGCACGGGTGAGCGGCTATCTTAAGCGGTCGGCGACCGCGGGCGCCCGCTCCTGGCGGACCGCACCGGAGATGCGCCAGAGCGCCGCGGCCCGCGTCGCCCGCTCCGGGGGCGTCGGAGCCGCGGCCCTCCCCGACGGTGATCCGGCGGCGGGGACGGACCGAACCGAGCGGGCCGACGGTCCGCAGGCCGACGGGGCCCGCCTGCCGGGTGCCCGGAGCGCACGGCCCGTCGCGGCCGGCGGCCGTGCCCAGCGCGAGAGGGGCGGTCCCCGCGAAAGCGCCCCCCAAGGCAGGGCGTACACGGACGCCTCCCGCCCCACCACCGCCTCCGAAGGCCCTGAAGGTCCCGAGGTCTTCGGCGCCTCCGACGGCTCGGGCAGCTCTGCCGGCACCGACCACGGCCGCGACGGCAGCACGCGCCCGTCCCCTTCCGGCGCCCCTTCCGACGGGCCGCGCCGCGACGCCGAGGCGCCCGCGGCCCGCGCCGCACACCGGCGACGGGCCGGACGGCCACCCGAGCAGCCCATGACGCCGCCACCGCCACCGGATACGCCCGCCGAGCCACCGCGGCCCGCGCCGGCACGTCCGACGGGCCCCGTGCTCCATGGCCCGGACCGGCCATCCCTCGCGTGGCCGTCCGGCCACAGCGCCGTGCCCTCGGCGCCCGCCGTACCGCCCTCTCCGGCCGAGGGCACGGGCGGTCCCGAGGGCTCCGCCCCCGGCGGCCGGTCCACCGGCACACCGGGACCCCGGCCCGCCGCGGCCGGCCCGCCGCCCCACTGGGGCCCCGTTCCTCCGGCAGAGCACCCGACCCGTACCGGGCCGTCCCCGGCCGGACCGACCCCCGTACCCCTTTCCGTACGCCGCGTCGCCGACGGCACCTCCGTCGGCGGCCGGGAGTCCTCCCTCGATGACGGAACGGCCCGCACCGTGCACGCCGGCGGGCACGACGGACCCGCCGTCACGGCCACGGGACGCGGCGGATCGCCTGAGCGGCCGACCGGGCGCGCGGAGTCGGACGTGCCCGTTCCCGACGGCACCGCGCTCGGCCCCGCACAGGCGCTTCCCGGCGCCGGTGGCCTGGCGGACGATTCCGCCGTGCCGCCGGCCGGCGGCGCCCGGCAGGCGCCGCGTGTGACCGTGGCCATCGGGCGGATCGAGTTGACGGTCGTCCAGCGCCCGGCGGCTCAGGCGGCCCCGCCCGGGGCGGCCTCCGCACGCGGAGACGGCGGCCGGGACCGCGAGCCCCGTCCCGCGCTCGGGATGTCCCCGTTCGACCGGGCCCGGTTGGGCCGCTGACATGAGTGCCCAGGCCATCGCCGCCGCCACCAAGGCACTGCGCGCCTACCTGAAGTCCTCGCTGTCGCCCGGCCGTTCGGTCACCCTGTTGCCTCCGGGCGAGGACCCGCCCCTCACCGGCAGCGGAGTCAACCTGTACCTGTACCGAGTCGGCGAGAGCCCCCACCTGAGGAACCAGGCCTATCCGGGAAACCGCGCCGGGGCACCGGCCCGCGACGTACCCGTCCTCTCCCTGGAACTGTCGTACCTGCTCACGCCGTTCGGACCCACCCCCGGCTCGGACGACGAGACCGACGAGGCGCATGCCGCACTCGGCGAGGCGATGCTCGCCCTGCACGACGAGCCGATCCTGAACCAGGTGCACCGTCCGGGTTTCGACGCCGACACCGAACTGGCCGCGGCCCTGCGCGACTCCTTCGAGGACGTCCGCGTCCGGCTCGACGCCCTCTCGGTGGAGGACCTGTCGCGGATCTGGAGCACGATCGGCAAGCCCTACCGGCTCTCGGCCGCCTACCAGGTTTCGCTGGTACAGCTGCGCGGTGCCACCTCGGGATACGCCGTGCCGCCCGCCACCGCGCCTCAGATCACGCTGGGCACGCACGCGGCGCCGCAGCTCGCCGCTCTCGTACCCGCACGCGGGCCGGCGGCCACTCTGAGCGGCGGAGCGGTCGTCCCCGGACGTGTCCGCGTGGAGGGGGCGGGCCTGGCGGGGCCGGGCCGTACACCCGCCGTCACAGTCGCCGGCGTACCGGCGCGACTGATCGGCCCCCCGGCCGCTGACGTCTTCACCATGGAACTGCCCCGTACGCTGCCCGCCGGGCCGGAGGCCGAGGTGCGGGTCACCCTCGACGGCGGTCCGGGAAGCTCCGTGCTCGTGTTCCGCGTCGACCCCTGGGCCGCCGCGGCCACTCCGGTCCGTACGGCGCCGGGCGGCCCCACGACCGTCGTCGTCACCGGGACCGGCCTGGCCACCGCCGCGGAGATCATCGCCACCGACTCCACCGGCACCCCACGCTTCAGCGCCGCCGTCGACCCCACCGGCACGGACGACGGCACCGCGACGGCAGTCCTGCCCGCGGCCACACTCACCAATCTCGCCCCCGGCTCCACCCCCAACGGCCGCTATGACCTGCGTGTCCGCCTCGCCTCCGGGGCACTGACCAACCCGCGCCCGCTCCTGGTCGCCCCGATACTGACCCCGGTCACCGGCGCACCGGGCGGCTCGGAGTATGACCCCGCCGACCGCAGGCTCACCCTGCGGGGCGCCAGACTGGACGGCCACGACGTACGGCTGAGCGTCGACGCGGCGGAGTACTCGCTCGGCCCCCACACCGATCCGGCAACGGTCACCCACCAGTTCCCACGCCCCCTGCAGCCGGGTGAGCACACCGTCGCGGTGATCGTCGACGGCTTCCGCTCCGACTTCCTGCGGGTACGCGCATGACCGGCCGGTGGGACGGCCCGGGGGGCGCGCGAGGCGGGGTGGACGCCCCGCCCCGGGGTTTCGCCGACCACTGGGAGCACCTGCGAGCGGAGTTCGCGCTGCTCGACCATGCCCTGCGCGAGGTCGCCCGGCGCACCCGGCCCTCTCTCACCGACGGGCGCCGGCCCGGCCCGGTCGAGGACGACGCAGACGCAGACGCAGAAGCAGGCGCAGACGCAGAGGAGGCAGAGGCAGAGGCACACGCAGGTGCAGAAGCAGACGCCGACGCCGCGGACGATCCGCCCGGCGCCCTCGCCGAGCTGCGGGCCGCACTAGACCAGCGGGTGGCGGCTACACCGGCGTCGGTCCGGCTGCCGCTGGCCCGGCTGGTCGCCGCCGCCGGGCTCACCCCCTGGGAGGTGACGCTGGTCGTCCTCTGCCTCGGCGTCGAGCTCGACGGGCGTTACACCCGGCTCTGCGGCCTGCTCCAGGGGGATCACGCGTACAGCCGTCCCGGCACCCTGCTCGCGCTCGACCTGCTCGGGGGCGGGCTTCCCGAGCGGGCCGCCGGGCGCGCCGCCCTGGAACCGGGCGGCCCGCTGTTCGCAGCCGGCGTCCTGCACCTGCTCCAGGACCCGCGCGGGGGGCCGTCACACCTCCTCGGGCTCACCGACCGGGTACGGACCCTGCTGCTCGGCAACCCACGGGGACCGGAGCGGCCGTGGCTCCGCTTCATGGCACCGGGCCGGACGCCGGGCGACGCCGACGAACCCAGCGCTCTGAGGCCGGTCGTCGAGCAGCTCGCCCGCGCGGCCGACGGCCTGATGCACGACGGGGCCTGGGCGGCCGGCCCGGCCGGGACACGGCTCGTCGCCTGTCTGCACGGGGCAGCGCACGCCGAATTGTGCGACACCGCGCACCGGGTCGCGTCCCGCCTGGGGACAGGACTGGTGGTCCTCGACGCGGGAGCCGTCGACCGCACGGTGTCCACTCTGGCCGACGCGGTGCGGGAGGGGGTGCTGACAGCACGCCTGGAGCCGGCGCTGCTGCTCGTTCTGCTGCCGCTCTCGGGGGCTCCGGGAACGCCCGAGGCGGGAGAACGCCCGGACGCGGGCCTCGACGGGACGGTCCGCGAGCTGGCCGCCGTTCTCGACGGCAGCGGATGGCTCACCCTGGTCGCCGCGCCCCATCCGGTCGCCCCACCTGCCGGAACCCTCACCCCCTGGGTGAACCTGACCGTGCCGGAGGCCGACCCCGGCGACGTGGCCCGTCGCTGGTCCACCGAACTCGAGGCCGCAGGGATCGCCGTGGACCGCGCCGACGCCTCGTCCCTCGCCTCCCGCTTCCGGGTGGGCCCCGCGGGGATCGCCCGGATCGTCGCCCGCGCGTCGGCGACAGCGCGACTTCTCGGCCGGCCGGCGGATCTGCCTGTCGTGGAGGCGGTCGCCCGCGACGGGTCGGGCTCAGTCCTCGGCTCCACCGCCAGGCGCGTGCGGTCGGCGCAGACCTGGGACGACCTCGTGCTCCCCACCGAACAACAGCGCCAGCTCAGGGAACTGGCCGGTGCCGTCCGCAGCCGGGGCCGGGTGCTGTCGGAATGGGGCTTCGGTGCCCGCAGCCCGCGCGGTCGAGGCATCGCGGCACTCTTCAGCGGACCGCCGGGCACCGGCAAGACCCTCGCCGCCGAGATCATCGCCTCACAGCTGGGTCTGGACCTGTTCGCCGTCGACCTGGCCGCTGCGGTGAGCAAGTACATCGGGGAGACGGAGAAGAACCTCAGCCGTATCTTCGCCGCCGCGGCCGGCACCAACGGACTGCTCTTCTTCGACGAGGCGGACGCCCTCTTCGGCAAGCGCAGCGAAGTGAAGGACGCCCACGACCGCTACGCCAACATCGAGATCAGCTACCTGCTTGCCCGCATCGAGGCGCACGACGGCGTGGTCGTGCTCGCCACCAACCTGGAGCGTCACCTCGACGAGGCGTTCCTTCGGCGACTGGCCTTCTCGGTCAAGTTCCCCTTCCCGGGAGCGGCTGAGCGGGAGCGCATCTGGCGTGTCCAGATCCCGGCCGGTGCACCGATCGATCCCGACGTCGACTGGGCGCTGCTCGCCTCCTTCCCCCTGTCCGGGGGCAGCATCCGCGGTGCCGTCCTGCACGCGGCGTACCAGTCGGCGGCCGCCTCCCGCCCCATCGGCACGGTCAGCCTCCTCGCCGGGCTGCGCCGCGAACTGGAGAAGGTGGGCAGGGTGGCCGTCCCGAGCGATTTCGGCGCGCACTGGGCCGAAATCGCCCGGGGCGGCATCGACGAGGCCGCGTCGCCATGACAGCCGGCCTCGACCTGCGCATCGACCGTCTGACGCTCGACATCGACGTTCCCCTGGACCACCGCCACCGGATCGAGCCCATCACCCGCCGCGCCCTGGCCCTCTTCGAGGCCCTCGCCCCGGCCGCACTCGTACGCCTGGAAGCCCCCCGCTCGAGCGTGCGCCACGAGTCGGTCTCCGCGGGCGTACTGACGATCGACCTCACCCGCGACAGCGACGAGACCGTGGCCGAGCGGATCGCCCACGCCTGGCTCGAAAGCCTGCGGCTCACCATCGGCCCATAGAGCACGGCGAGTTCCCCGTCCGAGCCTGTACTGGAGTTGTGCTCTGCGTGAAGCCTGCCATGGGCTTGCTACAGCCTTTGAGAATGATCTCGTGGTGAGGCGTTCGCCCACCTCCGGGTCGGTGAGGCGAGGAAAGATTTGCGGGAGGAGGGCAGCCATGTTCCTCGTCCGACGGTTCGTCGCTCATCCACGCAGGGATCACCAGCCGCAATCCACGGCTGGACCGATTCAGCGTGGACCTCGGATCCGCGGAGCGGGTGTTCCTCATCGCCGCGTGGGGTCAAGGTGTGAATCTCACCAACGGCTCCACCAGCGACCTCGCTGAGCTCGCCGAAGCGGCCGCGGCCTGGCATGCAGGCGTCGCCCTCTCCGAACTACAGACCGCGGCACCATTCCTGGAAGTCAGCCCCCTCGCTCTGGCCCACGAACGCGGTCCTGAGTACGCCGTGGCAGAGAAGTGGAGTCGCTACCTGGCTCCGGACCCGTACGAGGACCTGGAAATGCTCCATGCAGCGCACGCGGAGCCCAGACTGAGAGCGCTCTTCCCCTTCACCAGCCACGGGGCCCTGATGTTCAGCAGATGCACCGGGTTCCCGTTCTCCCAGGACATCTCGGCGATTTATCCGCTCGGTGACCACCGCTATGCGGTCCATCACCGCGGCGAGCCATTCTCGCGCGAACCCGACTACACGGCCCAGGAAGCCGCAGCGGTGGTCGTCGCCCACATGCCGGAGACCTGGGGCCCGGCGGTCGCAGGGACCCAACACGACCTGCGTGACCGCGAGGGCCAGTGACCTCACAAGCGCCCCCAGCGAACGCTGAAGACTGGGGAACTAATACGAGCGGTCTGTCCATCCCCTGAGCACCGGGTGGGGATATTCAACGAGCCTCATCAACCTGCCAGGTCCTGACCGAACGGAGGAGAAGAACTGCTGCGCCATCGGCTCGAAGTACCGCACCCCGCGCGAGTTCGGCGCCTCGGCGGTCGAGTTGCATGCGGTGCGTCTACCACCCCCTTGCCGGCCTCGAGACGGATCTCCTCACGGCGCGCGGCGACGTGGGCCCGGACCATCTGGTAGGAGACGTCGACGGCTTCATGCGCGTCCAGCAGCCGGTCGTAGATCCGCTTGACCGTGTGGCGATGCTTCCGCGGCACGGTCAGGTCCGCCTTCAGGATGGCGTCGATCACCGGCCCGTAGAGGTTAGGCGCGTTGCCCATGGCCTCATCCTCTTGCGCGGCTCCGGCAGGGTTGAGATCTGAGCCCTCCGCTTCGGGACCATGGTCGTGCTCCGCACGAAAACAAGGGGGCGCTGCCGAAAGCAACCGTTGGCCCTACGATCCCGCCCACGTCGATCACACCTGCTATACCCGTCCCACAGGGGCGCGGCGGCGCCGTCCTGAGCACCGAGCAGGAGGGGCCGGTCCTGGAACGCCCCGGCGAAGAACTGACGATCCCCGCCGAGGCGGAGCGTCACGATCGAG is a window encoding:
- a CDS encoding phage tail sheath family protein, translated to MPFGEPPRPPLVTSFTEFTRIFGGFRRDSHLAYAVQAFFDNGGRRAYIVRVVVDDDPDEGYGPGSGNAALACVGLLDRESSTVNPTLAVVARSPGAWANTVGLAVTESTADPQNLFRLTVFDGGVPVESFDGLSMDPASDGFVDTAVNNASRFVYVKSVVPDGVSFADARPAATAAAHVLTFADADGATAFTVSSNVSLGEPLSVRTTRSADGGPPTFTLQISQAGRVIESHDNLSMDRALGNFVERKVNAASRHVRIRATEPVPTTDADRARPVDAIHAFAMPALPAGISFPGGSVSAGPGKDGRVPAPGDRHFVGRADRGSGLYAFDSVDDINIIAVPGSGNDLTVSAGMAYCRNRPFQDAFFVADVGVLTPEAARVPGATPDVRGKTAARDFIRSLSTPSDYGAAYYPWLRVSDPIGKGRKPTIAVPPSGAIAGLYARVDNSRGVFKAPAGTETGLAGALGLCDDIQDADQDILNPIGLNVLRRFPGYGVVSWGARTLATDAAWRYVPVRRTAIFLRSSIRRGIQWAVFEPNDEPLWSQLRLNVRAFMLTQFRAGAFQGATPAEAFFVACDATTTTQQDIDNGVVNLHVGFAPLKPAEFVVFTLSQKVDQSAV
- a CDS encoding phage tail protein; the protein is MSASTNRFDPYRNFRFKIKWDGVYVAGLSKMTGLKRSTEMTEWREAGENIVARKLPGKTKYEAVTLEAGITYDTAFEDWANLVNDFASHSRTNLGDFRKNVTLDIFNEAGVKALSYNLYRAWVADYQAVPDLDASANAVAITTVKLEYEWFERDVAVVEAAGLGPARIG
- a CDS encoding Pvc16 family protein, whose protein sequence is MSAQAIAAATKALRAYLKSSLSPGRSVTLLPPGEDPPLTGSGVNLYLYRVGESPHLRNQAYPGNRAGAPARDVPVLSLELSYLLTPFGPTPGSDDETDEAHAALGEAMLALHDEPILNQVHRPGFDADTELAAALRDSFEDVRVRLDALSVEDLSRIWSTIGKPYRLSAAYQVSLVQLRGATSGYAVPPATAPQITLGTHAAPQLAALVPARGPAATLSGGAVVPGRVRVEGAGLAGPGRTPAVTVAGVPARLIGPPAADVFTMELPRTLPAGPEAEVRVTLDGGPGSSVLVFRVDPWAAAATPVRTAPGGPTTVVVTGTGLATAAEIIATDSTGTPRFSAAVDPTGTDDGTATAVLPAATLTNLAPGSTPNGRYDLRVRLASGALTNPRPLLVAPILTPVTGAPGGSEYDPADRRLTLRGARLDGHDVRLSVDAAEYSLGPHTDPATVTHQFPRPLQPGEHTVAVIVDGFRSDFLRVRA
- a CDS encoding ATP-binding protein → MDAPPRGFADHWEHLRAEFALLDHALREVARRTRPSLTDGRRPGPVEDDADADAEAGADAEEAEAEAHAGAEADADAADDPPGALAELRAALDQRVAATPASVRLPLARLVAAAGLTPWEVTLVVLCLGVELDGRYTRLCGLLQGDHAYSRPGTLLALDLLGGGLPERAAGRAALEPGGPLFAAGVLHLLQDPRGGPSHLLGLTDRVRTLLLGNPRGPERPWLRFMAPGRTPGDADEPSALRPVVEQLARAADGLMHDGAWAAGPAGTRLVACLHGAAHAELCDTAHRVASRLGTGLVVLDAGAVDRTVSTLADAVREGVLTARLEPALLLVLLPLSGAPGTPEAGERPDAGLDGTVRELAAVLDGSGWLTLVAAPHPVAPPAGTLTPWVNLTVPEADPGDVARRWSTELEAAGIAVDRADASSLASRFRVGPAGIARIVARASATARLLGRPADLPVVEAVARDGSGSVLGSTARRVRSAQTWDDLVLPTEQQRQLRELAGAVRSRGRVLSEWGFGARSPRGRGIAALFSGPPGTGKTLAAEIIASQLGLDLFAVDLAAAVSKYIGETEKNLSRIFAAAAGTNGLLFFDEADALFGKRSEVKDAHDRYANIEISYLLARIEAHDGVVVLATNLERHLDEAFLRRLAFSVKFPFPGAAERERIWRVQIPAGAPIDPDVDWALLASFPLSGGSIRGAVLHAAYQSAAASRPIGTVSLLAGLRRELEKVGRVAVPSDFGAHWAEIARGGIDEAASP